The Acinonyx jubatus isolate Ajub_Pintada_27869175 chromosome B3, VMU_Ajub_asm_v1.0, whole genome shotgun sequence genomic interval GGTAAGAGGCTCCATGATCTTAATCAGAGAGCTATCACCTCCCTAATACTGAGGACTTTATTTCCCAACTCTTATCCATCACTGGGCACAATACCACTATACCAGCTGCCCTCCAAATTTGAAATTCAGATGTAAATCTTTGATGAAgctctacctttttttaaaaagttttatttaagtaatctctgcacccccACATGGGtttcaaactcacaactccaagatcaagagtcacatgctcttcatactgagctagccaggtgccccagaagtccCACCTTTAGAACCAACCCACACCACCACATCCCAACATTACCAAAACACTTATAAATGGCTTGGTACCAAGCAAACTCGTCCATATTACAACTTAGTAGAAAATAAATAGCCCCTTCATTTTTCAGGCTCTGGACTTGGTGCATCATGGAAGTTTTATAACCTTTAAGTCTCTttaagcattttgttttatttttttcactaatttATGTTCAGGATCCTTCAAAAATTGAGAACAAATTAAGTGCCTAACAATTTGTGGACTGCTTAAATAGTGGAAGGTTACATAATGATACATATGGTATGCTCCCACTGAATAATGCTCTTTATATATCAATCCCTGCTAACATTTCTAAAAGAACATAGTagtcattgaaaataatttaacaataaaaaacatcCACAGAAATAGCCTTTCTTTGCATAATCCTATCCATAATTTTTGGCTTAACTCATTACATTTTCTTGCTCTTCAAACATTAAATTCTTGTGATGGTCACAATTTTCTCAGAAATAGCTCATAATATTCCTCACTTAGCTGTAGGAATGAGTGCCAAAAGAATGAACAATCACCATATTTTTTCAGACATGGACATTTTGGTACATCTCATGTGCACAGTGCTTCCAGAATGAGGCCAAAGGAACCAGCACTacacagagagagtgcatgattTTTCACTGCATGGTAAGTGCTTTGACAGAGTAAAGCACGGGCTGAGGCCTCATCCTGGAGAGAAACTGGAGGGGAGGCCATTATCATTCCAAGGAGATGGTACCAGGTAGGAATTTGTGATGAAAAACAGTGGAGAAAGAAGACATACATTGGTCAATCAGTAAgtttttagaagataaaatgacaATCTCTGATTTGAGTTTACCTTGTAGAAATTTCTAAGACCAGTAGTAATTTATAGTAAACCAACAGATATGCCTGGGGAATACAATACTTCTTATATCTTTCGTATTTATGTCATAAAGTTGATGGGGAGTAAGAAAAGTTTTCAAGCGCTCAAAAATTTCATACTTTCTACAAGACTGATATGCATTAAGAATTGTATAAATTGGTCTTACCAAACCCTTCTTAAAGTTCTCAATTCGTTTCTTCCCTAATATGTTGGTCAGCCACCAGGCCCAGGTTGGCATATATTGCCACAAATATGCTATTAATAAAAAAGGGTGATCCGCAATCCAAACTTCTTTCAAATCATTGGCCATGCTGATTAACATCAGCCGCACACAACGACTGGTCGCCATCTTGTGGTACTGGGCTACATCAATGCCTACAGactaagaaaatgttaaaaaaaagtaagtgaatgCTGAGTATGTATCCAAGATAGTTCACAAAACTTTTTAGCTATAAAGGACTCAGAGGTCATGTAGTTGACGCTTTCACTGGGACCTCATGCCCCTTAGAAGACATCATTGGCACTGATGGGTGTCTATAAACTGTAATGTTTCAAAAAGCCTTAGACAAATCATACATGACCAGATAAGATCATGCAGGCTAAATAAAAGATGAAGGTTCTTTGCTTTAATTTACATCCCctttaatttaatgaaaattatatatcaatttagcaataaagatttttaaataaattactaatACATATATTTAGCAAATGAAATTCTATAAACCATGGAGTCCATAGTGAACAAATCTGGTGCTGCTAATCCAGTTAACACACTACcattctacaaataaataaactgaagccCATAAAGGTAGTAACTCATCTGTGTGCACACAGATCACTAGCAGTAACCAGATCTTCCAAGTCACTTGATTCCCAAAACAGCGTGCTGCTTCTAGTTTACCTTACAGTCtccacagaaaatgtgaaaatataaatcatatctGTAAACATTTACACAGAAGCATAAACAGATTTATGTCTCAGCAGAAATTGATCTTcatggagaaggaggaaaattTCACGGTCTTTAGTGGGATTTTGTATCACTGGGTGATACTGGACTCATCGCAAGAAATTTGTCATCCACTTGGCAACTCACCATGTGCAGTCCAAGAGCTGAGGGAAGCACAGGCGTGTGGTCAGGCACAGGTGAAGCTAACCTAAAATTATTGCAATCTAGCCAGGCTTTTTCTAAGCTCCTTCACCATAGCTCTTCTTTAAAATCCCAGTAAGATTTAATGTGCTAAGATTCAGCCACACAAATCCTTTCAATGTTGCTATAATTTGTGAAGTGATagaaactgagtttttaaaatgttgatagccCACATCATAGTGGATTACTTATAAGCAGTATCTTACAACTTCTTTAGCCTTTATTAAAACTGAATGCCAAAGCACTAGCAGCTAAACTTAACAGCGTTCCTACTGCCATGAGTTAAGTTTTGCAAATAATTCATAACACAGTAACATGTTAGTGTAATATGTTAGAAAAAATTCTAAGCACAGTGATGCAATACCAATACATAACTACTAAAGCGTTCAAATTATTCTCCAACTAGAAGTTTTTTACCTTTGTGACTTCTTCAGACAGGGCATTCTTCACAATATTTGACTGCACAGGTCCTGGACAAATGTTAGAAACTACTATACCTGGGTATGTAGCAAGTTCAGTACGGAGgcaattaaaaaaaccctaataggccaaaaacaaacaaacaaaaaaaaacaaaaagaaagagggcaacaaataaaattaaatacatgtatCTCATGTTTGCTATTAGCACGACATTacttttcttcaactttttatgTGGGACACTAGCACAttatcaaaatatgtttttaaatgccaAGTAAAGGACAGGAAATCTCACTGGGCaagtttattaaacatttttaactctAAGACAGGGCaatctagggcgcctgggtggctccgtcggttaaggatctgactcctgatttcagcgcaggtcatgatctcacggtttgtgggatcgagccccatgtcgtgctcagtgctaacagggcagagcctgcttaggattctctttctccctctctttctgcccctccgctgctcacattctcctctccctccctctctctctttccctctcaaaaataactaaacactaaaaaaaggaCTGGGGGCAATTTAGAACAGGCATCCTCAGGCATCACCATCTTCTGGTAGGAATAACTGACACCTTCTGGCAGTGGTGGCTGACACCACGAGTTATGTCTCACGGTAGGCGCAGGACAGGGGAAAAACTATCCCCACACCAGTCCCCATCTCCCTGCTTCTTTTATCCCTCAAAGCAGTCTCAAGTGCCACTGCTGGCGCAAGAGGGAGCAAGAGGGATTAAATACTTGACAGAAATTATCATAGAGGAAGAATTCAACTTTCTCTATTTATATGACTATTTTAACAGACAATTTgtttcagcatttatttttagGGTTAGCAAGCAAGTCCGTGGCTGGTTAAAAATGTAATAGGATTGCTTCCTCAATGACTTTCATAAAAACAAGCTAGACCCTCTAGACTTGAAGATACTGGCTACTTCTGAACAAATAGGGAGTAAACATCTacttcccctcctctcttttcctaAATTAGGAAATGTTCCAAGATTACATTGGTATCAGCTGAGATAAGTATTGAAAAGCCTAAACAGCCAATCTGGAGTGTGATCCAACATTAAAACAGTTACCAGCTCTTAATGCCAACCACTAACAAATAGCAGCTATAGGGGTTCGCGCTGCCAGGGACCAACAAAGTGCCTGCCTCAGACGGACATGAAAAAAGTCTTTGTAAATCAATGAACTCTCGTATCCTTAACCTCTCTACagcaaaagaggagagaggacacCATGAAAGCCAATACATCATGTTAAAcctctccttggggcgcctgggtggctcagtcggttaagcgtccgacttcagctcaggtcacgatctcacggtccgtgagttcgagccccgcgtcgggctctgggctgatggctcagagcctggaacctgcttccgattctgtgtctccttctctctctgcccctcccctgttcatgctctgtctctctctgtctcaaaaataaataaacgttaaaaaatttaaaaaaaaaaacaaaaaaaaaccctctccttGTCTGAAGTCACATCTAGTATAGTGTGTGAACTTTTCAGTGATAAATAAATTCACTCTATAGCTTGTTGGGAATCAGGGAAGGAAATGTGTTCTTCCAAAAGTACTTCCTAGTCCTAGTGTTCAGCTACTGGTTTAACTAACTGGAGTCTCAACCTGCCACACTGTATAACAGGATCAAATCCAGTAATAAAACAGTGAGTCCTGGAAGGCAGGCCAGATAGCTCAGGTTGCATTTTAGTGAAAGCACTCTGCATGTCAGGAAGATACTGGGCTGTCTTACCTCATCCACCTGCCTGAGACTTGCCCATCTGCTCTACAGGAAGTAACTACTACCCCATTACCAAATATGGGGAAATCATCAGTGTAGCAATCTGTTTCATCACTCTCCGCAACCGTCTCCCTCCACAGCAGAAAGAGGATACCCTAAAGAACCAAAGCTTCAGATCCTCATGAATCGGTGAAGGCCATTCAGCTGTTGCATCTCATTATTCCAACAGCGAAACATTCCACTTACGCTGACTTTCAACagcattaattataaattatgtgtCTCCTATTGGCCTTAGGATCTAATTTGTTCTATGTTAcagtttaataatatttcttcatATCCATTCTTAAGCcaatattaaaaagtcatttgtttcTATAGTCACAGCTAGTAAGTTATTGTAGCCCAAATCAAGctttctcccagcctctgccttGAATGGATTTTCTTCCTTCAGTGAAGCCACAGTAAACAGGGTCAAGACTAGTCCCAGTAGGGATACGAAGCCCAGGTCTAATCATCCAGCGGGGAGCTCCTACTTCTGACATGCAAATATATTTAGACTAGATAAAATAAATGCCAACTACAacggggaaggagaaagaagtcagagaaatggGAAGGGTAAGTACATCAAGTGTGTGCGGAAGAAATGGGGGGTAGAGTTTCCATGAAGATGTGATAGAAATGAGGATGAGGGTGACATGTTGAGCAGACTATACACTTCTTTAGGGTGGGGACCATTTATCTTTATATCCCTAGGATCCACTGCTATGCACAGCATGGCACAGTGTTGGTACTCAGTACATGTTTGCTGAATTAGGAAGAGGCGTGTGAGACTCAAGTCTTTTTTAGCATCTTCTGGGGATGTCCTCTACCCAAGGTCTCCTTGGGTCTCTCTTGCTGTTCCCCTACATCACTGCCCCATTCCAATGACCTCTTGCAGTGATGGCCGTATCTCCCATGTACATATTTAGATCAGAGCTGAGTTTGAGCAGTCTTACCCGGAGAGCATGTTTGCTGGCACAATATCCACTAGAAAGGGGCACAGATACGATACCCAGGAGGCTGTTCACAGTAACAATCTTTCCTTGTTTCCTCTCGATCATGTGAGGCAGAACACACATTGTCAAGGACAGCGTCCCTAAGTAGTTAAGCTCTATTAGCTCCTTGAAGACATCCAGGCTGGTCTCCACAAACAAAGAACGCTGAGATCTTCCAGCATTGTTGACCAGAATGTCGATCTagttaaataaaatcagaaaaggggCACTTTGGGGATGACCTGTAAATGGACTGATACAATTCTTAGGGATGGCTGGTTATATTGTTAACTTGAAGAATCGTTGGAATGGAATGGTGAATTTCTAGCAGTCAGcaataaagagataaaataaaaaccacaattcACCTACGGAATTAATTTcccatcataaaaataaaaggcacagtgaatttttaccttcttttgttCTACATGAAGGAATTAGTACTTAGTAAGGTATGGAAAGTACTAATTACATAAATCCAAAGACTTAAAGTATAAAAGACTCATGGGCATTGATCTCACTGCATGGACCCATTTGCCTAAAACCCTTTAAATGACAGCACACAAAGAAGGGAATCTCTTTTGTAGCTACCTATTTCAAAGCAAGACTTACCAATTCAAAATGGCTACTTACTTTACCAAACTCCTGGAGGACCATTTTGGTAGCCGCCTCATGGGAACTTCTGTCAGTCAGGTCAAGTGGCAAAACGAGtatatctttgtcttttaaattgcCATTCtctaaataaagacatttaaaaattagtgcAGACGTTGTAAGATAGTCCAATCAAGCTTCCGGCTACTTGGTGTTAAGTTTAATACCCACCCTATAACTGGACTTGGCAAAAACTCATTTCTGAGTGGCCTTGTGGAAGAATTTCTCTCAGTGACCAAGAGGACTGGCAGTAATAAGGCAATATCTAATCAGACAAAAAGCTGGCTGGGTACACAGGAAGTAGTATGGCTCTCTTCAACTTGAATATGGACAGTCTAACATTGGAGCAAACTCTACAAGAAACCATGATTATACtgcaagctaaaaaaaaaaaaaatttagagcttTCTCTTTAGAAGTACAGAGATATATTTGTTTCATTATAGGCTCAGAAAGTATAGTTTCTCTTTTACacacattaaaacataaaaacaatttatgcTTCACATTAGTAAGACATTCAGAGTGAACCCAGTCACATGACACACAGAAGCTTCCTTCCAGACAAGGATTCAGGGATGCAAACATGGAACAGGACACAACCTTCAAACTGCCAATCGAGAAACATGTTGGCCCTTTCTGTCACTACTCATCAAAAGAGTACGTTTTGAAATACAACCAGTAAAGCCAATAAGAAAGGcaggtagagaaaataaatgaggtaCAAAGGTTTTATGGACAAACTGTTAAGCTGTGAAACAtcaactgttttaaaaaagaaatggaaatgcttGCACCAGTGATCTGacagataaaaggaaaagtcAGCCTTAGTCTAGCAGACACATGCTGACATGGTTCATTTCTGCCAGTACAGGACTTGCAAGTCTCAACAGCCAGAGGAAGTGTCCCAGTGCAAAGCATAAGAGGCCTCTGAAGGCAATATTGTGAAAGAGGCCTTGTGGCCTTGCTACTGACTCTCTTTTCTGCATGGTTAACTCCATCagcaaactgaaagaaaattgtTTCAAGAATGACAGGTAGAGAAATGACCCAAAGAATGGTCTGcttgaaaattcaaaattatctcatgtttcatgacaaatgataacttttctttttttttttttaacgtttatttatttttgagacagagagggacagagcatgagcaggggaggggcagagagagagggagacacagaatctgaaacaggctccaggctctgagctgtcagcagagagcccgatgcggggctcaaactcacggaccgcgagatcgtgacctgagccgaagtcggacgcttaactgaccaagccacccaggcgcccctccctgatAACTTGTTTTCAAGTGAACACATCTATACCAAAacctaaaccaaaaaaaaattaaaaataaataaaaattaaaaaaaaattaacattgttgCTCCCTATATGAATATTACTTCAAGCTGCATTTTAAAACCTAATTCaattcctgttctttcattttttttgttctttcatttttataacaaaaatctTATAGTGTCCCATATGACTTTAATATCTGCTATTTCAGCAAAATGAAGAAGGATCCTTTCTAGTTAAATTTCTATGGTTACACACATGAATGCCATATATAAGAACCAAACTGTTCTTTCTCTAAGACAAAAGTATAAAGTACGTGGTCACTGAAAATCCGCCAGcattcgggtgcctgggtggcttagttggttaagcgcccaacttcagctcaggtcatgatctcacagttccgtgagtttgagcgccacattgggccttgtgctgacagctcagagcctggagcctgtttcggattctgtgtctccctctctctctgcttctcccctgctcgctctctctctctctctctctctcaaaaataaataaacattaaaaaaaaaaaagaaaatccactaGCATTTAAAAGAATTCGTGATCAGTCTCTAATATCAAGAGtcagcacaaaataaaaatagaaggcacacacagatcaatggaacaaaatagaaaattcagaagtaaatccacaattacatggtcaattaatctttgacaaaacaagaaagaatatccaatgggaaaaaaacagtttcttcaacaaatggtgttgggaaaactggacagcaacatgcaaaagaatgaaactggaccactttcttacaccatacacaaaaataaattcaaaatggattaaagacctaaatgggagacatgaaacaatcaaaatcctagaaggggatacaggcagtaacttctctgacatcagctgcagcaactgttttctagataggtcccctgaggcaagggaaaggaaacaacggcaaaaataaactattggaactacatcaaaataaaaagcttccatacagccaaagaaataatcaacaaaactaaaaggcaactaaaagaatgagatatgcaaatgacatatccagtaaAGGGCTagtagtatccaaaatatataaagaacttacaaaaactcaaccccacaaaacaaataaatcaattaaaaaaggGGCAgaatttgcaatgatgtgggtagagctacagagtattatgctaaggaaaacacatcagttagagaaagacaaataccacatgatttcactcatatgtgaaatttaagaaacaaaacaaacaagtatagggaaaagagagagagagagaggcaaacaaataaatagactcttttatagagaataaattgatggttaccagaggggagggagtggagggatgggttgaataggagatggggattaaggagtgcacttgtgatgagcaccagatgatgTATGTGTTAATCACcatattgtacgcctgaaactactataacactgtatgttaactaactagaagtaaaataaaaacttaaaaaaaaaaaaagaagaagaaaagtagaaaggcatcagaaaagaaaaggaaggggcaaGAGCGGCTAGTGAAGAGATGTCCAAAGAAAGAGGATTTGGATCTAAGCATTTGGAGTATTGGGAACCAGAGCAGATATGCCCAGGAAAATCCCACTCTTAACTTCTAAAAATCTCAAAATTGTATTTGAATGTGAATTCTGGTTGATTTCCAGGAAGCTTCTGTGGTTTTAGATTTACTCACCAAGGCACCTTCTCTTCACCCTTTCCAGCTCCTGCACTCTTCTGGCTGACAGCACAAGGGAGACTCCTAGTTTAGACAGCTGGTAAACCAGCTCTTCACCGATCCCGCTCGATGCTCCAGTCACCCATACTACCATATCAGTCAGCTCCCATTCTAGTGAGAAATAAGTACAGATTGAGGGCAGAAACTAAGCTCTGGATTACACCCATAAATCAAAGATTACAAAAAGACAGTCTTAAACAATAC includes:
- the DHRS7 gene encoding dehydrogenase/reductase SDR family member 7 codes for the protein MSWELLLWLLALCALLALVVQLLRFLRADGDLTLLWAEWQGRRPEWELTDMVVWVTGASSGIGEELVYQLSKLGVSLVLSARRVQELERVKRRCLENGNLKDKDILVLPLDLTDRSSHEAATKMVLQEFGKIDILVNNAGRSQRSLFVETSLDVFKELIELNYLGTLSLTMCVLPHMIERKQGKIVTVNSLLGIVSVPLSSGYCASKHALRGFFNCLRTELATYPGIVVSNICPGPVQSNIVKNALSEEVTKSVGIDVAQYHKMATSRCVRLMLISMANDLKEVWIADHPFLLIAYLWQYMPTWAWWLTNILGKKRIENFKKGLDADASYFKTWKTKHD